The segment GCCCGCCAGGAACAGCGTGCCGGTCAGCAACAGCCGTCGCGGCCGGTAGCGAAGACACACCAGGCCGCCCAGGATGAACCCGGCCATGAGCGCCGCCATGGCCCAGCCCCAGGTGGCCTCGCCGTGATCACGACGGACGACGAGCGGGCCGAGCACGCCCTGCACCCCGCCGTAGAGCAGGTGGTAGATCATCGCCTGCAGCAGCATCAACCACAGCCAGGTGCGGGAGAACACCTCGGCGAAACCCTCGCGCAGCTCGGTCAGCATCGACGTCGTCGTGCCCGAGGCGGGCTCGCCTCCGGTCTGCTCCCCCGAGGTGTGCCATCGGCCCACCCGGACCTGGGCATAGCAGCCGGCGGCGATCACGAAGGTGAGGGCGTCGACGGCGATCGCCCAGCCCGGGCCGAGCACCGCCACCAGGATGCCGCCGACCGCGAACCCCGCGGTCAGGGCGGTGTTCGCTGCCAGCCGGCGCCAGGTGATCGCGGTGGGCAACGCCTCGCGCGGAACCGTCTGCGAGAGGATGGCCTCGGCCGACGGCGTCCGCAGCGCGGACAACACGGCCGTGCCCGCGGCCGCGACACCCAACAGCCCGATGCTCGCCCTGCCGAGCAGCCAGGTCACGGCGACCGCACCCTGGACGACGGCGAGCAATGCCGAGGTCCAGACCATCAGTGCCCGCCGCGACCAGCGGTCCCCGAGCACCCCGGCGGCCAGGCTGGTCACCACGTCCAGCCCGGCGTACACCGCCATGACCAGGCCGAGTTGGGTAGCCGAGCCGCCGAGCCGCAACACGGCGAAGGCCAACGCCACCGGGCCGATCGCGTTGCCGAACGCGTCGACGGTGCGCCCGACGACCAGCCAGCGGAACGGGTGGGATGCCCAGGGGCTCACCGAGGACGGGTGAACACGATCTTGCCCATCACGTCGCCCTGGGCCAGCTTGGCGAAGCCCGCGTGGGCCTCCTCCAACGGCAGCACGGTGTCGATCACCGGACGCACGCCGGTCGTCCGGCAGAACTGCATCAAGCGCTCGAGTTCCTCGCGGGTGCCCATGGTCGAACCGATCACCTTCAGCTGCAGGAAGAAGATGCGGTTCAGCTCCGTGGCGGTCGGGTTCGGTCCGGAGGTCGCGCCCGAGATCACCACGGCACCACCTTGTTTCAGCGAACGCAATGAATGCGACCAGGTGGCCGCGCCGACGGTCTCCATCACGGCGTCCACCCGTTCGGGCAACCGAGCTCCGTTCTCGAACACGGCATCCGCCCCGAGCTCGACCGCCCGCTCCCGCTTGGCGCCGTCCCGGCTGGTGACCCACACCCGGTACCCGGCAGCGCGGCCGAGCACGATCAGCGCGGTCGAGACGCCCCCACCCGCCCCCTGCACCAGCACCGTCGCCCCCGG is part of the Kineosporiaceae bacterium genome and harbors:
- a CDS encoding MFS transporter, giving the protein MSPWASHPFRWLVVGRTVDAFGNAIGPVALAFAVLRLGGSATQLGLVMAVYAGLDVVTSLAAGVLGDRWSRRALMVWTSALLAVVQGAVAVTWLLGRASIGLLGVAAAGTAVLSALRTPSAEAILSQTVPREALPTAITWRRLAANTALTAGFAVGGILVAVLGPGWAIAVDALTFVIAAGCYAQVRVGRWHTSGEQTGGEPASGTTTSMLTELREGFAEVFSRTWLWLMLLQAMIYHLLYGGVQGVLGPLVVRRDHGEATWGWAMAALMAGFILGGLVCLRYRPRRLLLTGTLFLAGTAAFPLALALPADGAVGVAVIIVGAFGHGFGLEVFSVQWDTAIQTRVPPDKLARVMSLDAVGSFVMRPIGLAVTGPISALVGVRSWLLVVAAVMFVVDVAPVAAPSVRDLTRT
- a CDS encoding zinc-binding dehydrogenase, yielding MLAAYAARISPDDPLSGLEVGSRPDPEVPEGWARVRIKATSLNHHDLWSLRGVGLGEKALPMILGCDAAGLDEDGNEVVVHSIIGDPDYRGDETMDPRRSILSERFQGTFADQVVVPRRNLLPKPAELSFEDAACLPTAWLTAYRMLFTQAGLTPGATVLVQGAGGGVSTALIVLGRAAGYRVWVTSRDGAKRERAVELGADAVFENGARLPERVDAVMETVGAATWSHSLRSLKQGGAVVISGATSGPNPTATELNRIFFLQLKVIGSTMGTREELERLMQFCRTTGVRPVIDTVLPLEEAHAGFAKLAQGDVMGKIVFTRPR